From a single Maylandia zebra isolate NMK-2024a linkage group LG3, Mzebra_GT3a, whole genome shotgun sequence genomic region:
- the ttc29 gene encoding tetratricopeptide repeat protein 29, with the protein MNTAVGFLPEINANKSKQRSSTYYRMKQTKESLRARLGPARPADSLTRKEIALFRSSPKQSICVRLLQEGFHRSFSELVSLLRSDQDWRATAEPGSLRLRAPPLVEQRHKMETISQHLSLAEEAERTGIWSTVCEEHLLLGRFFSDPEDLWLRFYFYHSCTDREKGRFSRAATEARACLTELYLDRGELEEARQQGELCRKQAEDGGWLDSDGRPLKLRACRDLWKIYRELADAPLAAEDHKKALTLLHEGNSRAAESEDKHMKGEAAFQVGLAYQRAGDHSTAKKFFNTSMEIFHSLDGTDRAVKACIALAKSLKSEGYFEEAVACLEKLVAMSRSSGLHHRLIDVHLCLGNIYFSRSQYVKAAEYYLQGYKVACTTEDVARLQRAQVLVASAHAHATNGKYSAKLTSTSPAALQALLAWKVKRGREDLSVDSEDYYSPAWF; encoded by the exons ATGAACACAGCTGTTGGGTTTCTCCCTGAAATTAATGCcaacaaaagcaaacagagGAGCAGCACTTACTACAG GATGAAGCAGACGAAGGAGTCCCTCAGAGCCAGACTGGGCCCGGCTCGACCAGCAGACAGTCTGACCAGGAAAGAAATCGCTCT GTTCAGAAGCAGTCCGAAGCAGAGCATCTGTGTGCGGCTGCTGCAGGAAGGCTTCCACAG GTCGTTCTCTGAGCTCGTCTCTCTGCTGCGCTCTGATCAGGACTGGAGGGCGACGGCTGAACCGGGATCACTCAGGCTTCGTGCTCCTCCTCTGGtggaacaaagacacaaaatggAGACCATTAGCCAGCACCTGAGCTTGGCTGAGGAGGCTGAAAGGAccg GTATCTGGTCCACCGTCTGCGAGGAGCATCTCCTTTTGGGTCGGTTCTTCTCAGACCCCGAGGACCTCTGGCTCCGCTTCTACTTCTACCACAGCTGTACtgacagagagaaagggaggTTCTCCAGAGCAGCCACCGAGGCCCGGGCCTGCCTGACTGAGCTGTACCTGGATCGAG GTGAGCTGGAGGAGGCGAGGCAGCAGGGAGAGCTATGCCGCAAACAGGCGGAGGACGGCGGCTGGCTGGACTCAGACGGTCGGCCCCTGAAGCTCCGGGCCTGCCGGGATCTGTGGAAGATCTACAGAGAGCTCGCGGATGCGCCGCTGGCCGCCGAGGACCACAAGAAGGCCCTGACGCTGCTTCACGAAGGCAACAGCAGGGCCGCGGAGT CTGAAGACAAACACATGAAGGGGGAGGCGGCTTTCCAAGTAGGCCTGGCCTATCAGAGAGCAGGAGACCATAGCACAGCCAAAAAG ttcTTTAACACCAGCATGGAGATTTTTCACAGCCTAGACGGCACAGACAGAGCGGTGAAGGCCTGCATAGCTTTGGCAAAGTCTCTAAAGag CGAGGGATACTTCGAGGAGGCGGTCGCGTGTCTGGAGAAGTTAGTCGCCATGTCTCGTAGCAGCGGACTGCATCACAGACTGATCGACGTTCATCTGTGTCTGGGAAACATCTACTTCAGCAGG aGTCAGTATGTGAAAGCTGCTGAGTACTACCTGCAGGGCTACAAGGTGGCCTGCACCACAGAAGATGTGGCTCGGCTGCAGAGAGCGCAG GTGTTGGTGGCCTCCGCTCACGCCCACGCCACGAATGGAAAATACAGCGCCAAACTTACCTCAACCTCGCCCGCCGCTCTGCAGGCGCTGCTCGCCTGGAAGGTGAAACGAGGACGCGAGGACCTCAGTGTGGATTCCGAGGACTACTACTCTCCTGCCTGGTTTTAA